Proteins co-encoded in one Syntrophales bacterium genomic window:
- a CDS encoding efflux RND transporter permease subunit produces MGKFMIWCARHAKLVIAIIASISIVAGYFALQVRVDSGTEGMMIEGDPAKEYHRDTVEKFGSDNVTVVFIRDKNLFTPEKLKVLENLHYDLKELPNVERCESLFTVTNFKGRNGELETNPLMDIPPSTLEEAKRIQADALRNPLLLDSLISRDGNMTAINLYVNVDRSDPDFHPKFSKKVDEILGKYEGKFDRIFQFGNSFSRRAIAENIISDQLRITPLAVTVLIATLIIALRNLSAGLMPMLTAGTSVLWTLAFMVIVGIPLNVLTVIVPSITIVVGSTEDLHMLSEFMEGIEEHRGDSNKAVESMANKLGMAVLMTALTTFLGFLSIIYNDIKMLVQFGIVSSFALFVNPLITFSLGPAYLRLFGPKKVKHHEEKTHIIDKVFQWIAERIVDLVNNPKKIKYSVAVFAAVTVIALGSILFVKVNNDFIAYFKPQSDLRKRSDTLHRELAGAQTFFIRISSGVPDTFKQSQYLSQVAAIQQYMSQKGWFDKTESLADRVALINREMNGGDPNYFSIPSDSNLIAQYLLFFQRDDLSRFVTPDYSEVVIMVRHNISASYEINKVLEELREYIRKTLNPNFRFEFTGEYILINKAAETLAINSVQSLALLLFVVFLCMYILFWSVKAGLISLIPNVFPIIVIFGVMGIFDIPLNVGTAMVACISIGIAVDDTMHLMSRYNSEMRRLQNNIEAIKTVLKSEIRPVVSTSIALALGFAVCMASNFVPVIQFGLLSAIVMVVALLADLIITPILLKTTQLLTLWELFSLKLREEVIKQSPFFEGLKAWHRKKVCLLGRMGEKKIGERIVVQGEFGNSMFLLLDGEAEVIGRDEKTGQTVTFAKLKPGDIFGEIALVKAGPRSADVVATTPVQYLEIDWEGLKRIQKIYPHIGGRLFLNLSRILGERLVHTNEMLLGRVER; encoded by the coding sequence ATGGGCAAATTTATGATTTGGTGCGCAAGGCACGCAAAGCTAGTGATAGCTATTATAGCGTCTATATCCATAGTAGCAGGCTATTTCGCATTACAGGTTCGTGTTGATTCCGGCACTGAAGGCATGATGATTGAGGGCGATCCTGCGAAAGAGTATCACCGTGATACAGTGGAAAAATTTGGAAGTGACAATGTAACGGTAGTTTTCATTAGAGACAAAAACCTTTTCACACCAGAAAAGTTAAAAGTCCTGGAAAACCTCCACTACGACCTAAAGGAATTACCAAATGTAGAGAGGTGTGAGAGTCTCTTTACAGTAACGAACTTCAAAGGAAGAAATGGGGAGTTGGAAACAAACCCCCTCATGGACATACCACCGTCCACTCTTGAGGAGGCAAAGCGAATCCAAGCTGACGCCCTGAGGAACCCTTTGCTTTTGGACAGTTTAATCTCACGGGATGGTAACATGACGGCCATAAACCTCTACGTGAACGTCGACAGATCAGATCCAGACTTTCATCCAAAATTCTCAAAGAAGGTTGATGAGATTCTCGGTAAATACGAGGGAAAATTTGATCGTATCTTTCAGTTTGGAAACTCTTTCAGCAGAAGAGCCATCGCTGAAAATATAATAAGCGACCAACTTCGAATAACACCACTTGCAGTTACGGTATTGATCGCTACCCTTATCATCGCATTGAGAAACTTAAGTGCTGGGCTCATGCCCATGCTGACGGCGGGAACGTCTGTGCTGTGGACCTTGGCCTTCATGGTCATTGTGGGAATTCCCCTCAACGTCCTCACAGTTATCGTACCTTCTATAACAATCGTCGTAGGTTCTACTGAAGATTTACACATGCTCTCTGAATTCATGGAAGGCATAGAAGAACACCGGGGGGATTCAAACAAAGCCGTTGAATCCATGGCCAACAAGCTGGGAATGGCGGTGCTTATGACGGCTTTGACCACATTCCTAGGATTTCTATCCATCATATACAACGACATAAAGATGCTTGTTCAGTTTGGTATTGTTTCATCCTTCGCTCTGTTCGTAAACCCTTTGATTACCTTCAGCTTGGGACCCGCTTACCTAAGACTTTTTGGACCGAAGAAGGTAAAACACCATGAGGAGAAAACGCACATAATTGATAAAGTGTTCCAGTGGATTGCCGAGAGGATCGTAGACCTCGTCAATAATCCTAAAAAAATCAAATACTCAGTAGCAGTCTTCGCCGCAGTTACCGTGATAGCTCTGGGCTCGATACTCTTCGTAAAAGTAAACAACGATTTCATAGCCTACTTCAAACCCCAATCAGACTTAAGAAAACGGAGCGATACGTTGCACAGAGAACTTGCTGGGGCTCAGACCTTTTTCATACGCATCTCCAGTGGGGTTCCAGACACATTCAAGCAATCGCAGTACCTTTCACAGGTAGCCGCTATACAACAGTACATGTCACAGAAAGGGTGGTTCGATAAAACCGAATCCCTTGCCGATCGTGTGGCTCTCATAAACAGGGAAATGAACGGAGGAGATCCAAACTATTTCAGTATCCCCTCCGACTCCAATTTAATAGCTCAATATCTGCTGTTCTTTCAAAGGGACGATTTATCCCGTTTCGTAACACCCGATTACAGCGAAGTTGTTATCATGGTGCGTCACAACATAAGTGCAAGTTACGAGATCAACAAAGTTCTTGAGGAACTTCGCGAATACATACGCAAAACGCTGAATCCCAATTTCAGATTTGAATTTACCGGGGAATACATATTGATCAACAAAGCTGCAGAAACGTTGGCCATTAACTCAGTGCAATCTTTAGCGTTACTTCTGTTTGTAGTTTTCCTCTGCATGTATATCCTTTTCTGGTCCGTAAAAGCTGGCCTAATTTCGCTCATACCCAATGTTTTTCCCATTATCGTGATCTTCGGTGTTATGGGGATTTTCGACATACCCCTGAACGTAGGCACAGCTATGGTCGCGTGCATTTCCATCGGCATTGCTGTGGACGACACCATGCACTTAATGAGTCGATACAACAGTGAGATGAGAAGACTGCAAAACAACATAGAAGCCATAAAAACTGTCTTAAAAAGTGAAATACGTCCCGTTGTCTCCACATCCATTGCCCTTGCCCTCGGTTTCGCCGTCTGTATGGCATCGAACTTTGTACCCGTCATTCAGTTCGGTCTACTGTCGGCAATAGTTATGGTCGTAGCACTACTCGCTGACCTTATCATAACTCCCATACTCCTAAAGACCACCCAACTCTTAACACTATGGGAGCTTTTTAGTTTGAAGTTACGAGAAGAGGTCATAAAACAGTCTCCCTTCTTCGAAGGACTCAAGGCGTGGCACCGTAAAAAGGTCTGTTTGTTGGGTAGAATGGGCGAAAAAAAGATAGGAGAACGCATTGTCGTCCAGGGCGAGTTTGGCAACAGCATGTTCCTCCTTCTGGATGGGGAAGCAGAGGTAATCGGCCGTGATGAAAAAACAGGTCAAACAGTTACTTTTGCTAAACTGAAACCCGGGGATATCTTCGGTGAAATAGCATTAGTAAAAGCTGGTCCCCGTTCCGCTGATGTGGTAGCCACAACCCCTGTTCAGTATTTGGAGATTGATTGGGAAGGACTGAAGAGAATTCAAAAGATATACCCGCATATTGGAGGAAGGCTTTTCTTGAACCTTTCGCGGATACTTGGTGAGAGATTGGTCCACACCAACGAGATGCTCCTTGGTCGCGTAGAAAGATAA
- a CDS encoding inositol monophosphatase, with product MDLRELREFAEKVAVNAGEMLKERFPLKHSVEFKGEIDLVTEADRLSEAMIFEAIRSTYPSHDLITEESVGLERGNVYRWIIDPLDGTTNYAHGYPVFCVSIALEFEGEVVLGVVYNPMLKELFVAEKGKGAFMNGERIKVSSIDNLSRSLLATGFPYDIRYSKDNNLNFFVIMARKAQAIRRGGSAALDLAYVAAGRFDGFWELKLKPWDMAAGCLLVTEAGGVVTDIKGGPFQLGLDNILATNGLIHGDMVEALREALRYHL from the coding sequence GTGGATCTTAGAGAGCTTAGGGAATTTGCAGAGAAGGTCGCTGTTAATGCAGGAGAAATGTTGAAGGAAAGATTCCCTCTGAAACATTCTGTGGAGTTCAAGGGAGAGATTGACCTAGTTACGGAAGCGGACCGCTTGTCGGAAGCTATGATTTTTGAGGCTATTAGAAGTACATATCCTAGCCATGATTTAATAACTGAGGAATCAGTAGGTTTGGAAAGGGGTAATGTATATCGCTGGATTATAGATCCCCTCGATGGGACGACTAATTACGCTCATGGTTACCCTGTTTTCTGTGTTTCCATCGCCCTGGAGTTTGAAGGTGAAGTTGTACTTGGGGTGGTGTACAATCCTATGCTGAAGGAGCTCTTCGTTGCAGAAAAGGGGAAAGGTGCTTTTATGAACGGTGAGCGAATAAAGGTTTCATCTATAGACAACCTATCCAGAAGTCTCCTCGCCACCGGTTTTCCTTATGACATACGCTACAGTAAGGATAATAATCTGAATTTCTTTGTGATTATGGCAAGGAAAGCCCAAGCTATACGGCGAGGAGGCTCAGCTGCTCTGGATTTAGCCTATGTGGCTGCAGGGCGTTTTGATGGCTTCTGGGAATTGAAATTAAAACCCTGGGATATGGCTGCGGGGTGTTTGCTGGTAACTGAAGCAGGGGGTGTTGTCACTGATATAAAAGGGGGTCCTTTCCAACTAGGTTTGGACAACATCCTTGCCACAAATGGTCTTATACACGGGGATATGGTTGAGGCACTCAGAGAGGCTTTACGTTACCATCTGTAG
- a CDS encoding phasin family protein → MPLLRKSLLMGAGLILYTAEKMKSLVDEMIKRGEITEKEVEEALKSIIETSRRTKEIVKEKKEKILTEITAYWYYSIPEDDIEEKLELIFQEVFKKLNIPQKEEVEELRVRIEKLEQRIK, encoded by the coding sequence ATGCCTTTGTTAAGAAAATCCCTACTCATGGGTGCAGGATTGATTCTTTATACAGCGGAAAAGATGAAATCACTCGTGGATGAAATGATCAAACGAGGAGAGATAACGGAGAAAGAGGTAGAGGAAGCTCTAAAAAGCATCATAGAGACCTCCAGGAGAACGAAAGAAATAGTAAAGGAGAAGAAAGAAAAAATACTAACGGAAATTACCGCATATTGGTACTACAGCATCCCTGAGGATGATATAGAAGAAAAACTGGAACTTATCTTCCAAGAAGTCTTCAAAAAACTCAATATACCTCAAAAAGAAGAAGTGGAAGAGCTACGAGTGAGAATTGAAAAACTGGAGCAAAGGATAAAATAA
- a CDS encoding single-stranded DNA-binding protein: MVNKAILIGRLGADPEVRYTPDGLMVTNFNIATDEVRRDKNGERIQKTEWHRIVTFGKLAEICGSYLTKGKLVYIEGRIQTRSWEDRDGIRRSVTEIVATNMQMLDSKGVPKVVASAEEETPPFIGSESLPDDDVPF, translated from the coding sequence ATGGTCAACAAGGCAATCCTCATTGGTAGATTGGGTGCTGATCCGGAGGTGCGTTATACACCCGATGGTTTGATGGTAACGAATTTTAACATAGCTACGGATGAGGTAAGAAGGGACAAGAACGGTGAGCGGATTCAGAAAACGGAGTGGCATAGAATCGTTACTTTCGGAAAACTAGCTGAGATTTGTGGTTCTTACCTTACCAAGGGGAAACTGGTATATATTGAAGGCCGTATTCAAACTCGGTCATGGGAAGATCGAGATGGGATACGCCGTTCGGTGACGGAGATTGTTGCTACAAATATGCAGATGCTCGATTCAAAGGGGGTGCCTAAGGTGGTGGCAAGCGCAGAGGAAGAGACACCTCCTTTCATCGGTTCTGAGTCTTTACCAGATGATGATGTCCCATTTTGA
- the tatA gene encoding twin-arginine translocase TatA/TatE family subunit, with amino-acid sequence MFGIGVPELLVILVIVLIIFGPGKLPEIGSALGRGIKNFKKATREPDEGLNVSSPNKIEPK; translated from the coding sequence ATGTTCGGTATAGGTGTACCAGAATTGTTGGTAATTCTGGTAATTGTCTTGATTATATTTGGTCCGGGAAAATTACCCGAGATTGGTTCCGCCCTTGGCCGGGGCATCAAAAACTTCAAGAAGGCAACGCGAGAACCAGACGAAGGGCTTAACGTCTCCTCCCCCAACAAAATTGAACCCAAGTGA
- a CDS encoding DUF4115 domain-containing protein → MIDNMKTEGVSPFGQLFEGKTIDLKAVRESRGLTIEDIHKSTRIAVHILQAIEELKFEKLPESVYSKVFIKMYAKILDIDPNPLLKAYEEFLIQKAKKKTTVINGRKKGKIPKIITGKLKYLPIAALILIILGLLLYSTNQPKKESEHKETIPTEVHKSVPESKHEITQTTEQVTTQAERSTPAKLHKLTIEGKELTWIRIKEDDKKPVEMFVKSGDRIERYAREAFYLHIGNAAGVNVYINEKPLLNLGGKGQVVHIKVP, encoded by the coding sequence ATGATCGACAACATGAAGACAGAAGGAGTCTCCCCATTTGGACAACTTTTCGAGGGCAAAACGATAGACTTAAAAGCGGTGCGGGAGTCCAGGGGTCTTACCATCGAGGACATACATAAATCAACACGCATTGCGGTCCATATACTTCAAGCCATAGAAGAGTTAAAATTCGAAAAACTCCCTGAGTCTGTTTACTCAAAGGTCTTCATTAAGATGTATGCCAAAATACTGGATATAGATCCAAATCCACTGCTGAAAGCATACGAAGAGTTCCTTATTCAGAAGGCAAAAAAGAAAACAACCGTCATAAACGGTAGGAAAAAGGGGAAGATTCCTAAGATAATAACGGGTAAATTAAAATATCTACCAATAGCTGCGTTGATACTAATTATCCTCGGTCTTTTGCTCTATTCAACAAATCAACCAAAAAAAGAGTCGGAGCATAAAGAAACCATCCCCACGGAAGTCCATAAATCTGTTCCTGAATCCAAACACGAGATTACCCAAACAACGGAACAGGTGACCACACAAGCAGAGAGATCAACCCCGGCAAAACTACACAAACTTACAATCGAGGGTAAAGAATTGACATGGATAAGAATAAAAGAGGATGATAAAAAACCGGTGGAGATGTTTGTAAAAAGTGGCGATAGAATAGAACGATACGCAAGAGAGGCATTTTACCTCCATATTGGAAACGCTGCTGGAGTAAACGTATATATCAACGAGAAACCACTTTTAAATCTGGGTGGGAAAGGACAGGTTGTCCACATTAAGGTACCTTGA
- a CDS encoding outer membrane lipoprotein-sorting protein, giving the protein MIKKTTVYLASITVLIFLASYIGAQEPTGRQVMEKQKERHKVKSEIGLESMLLVDKSGHKELRTVKRYAKETGKDLHKYLIVFLSPGDIRGTALRTWENKDRENDQWLYMPAKKSEQRIAKAGKKNYFMGTDFTYEDMEPEDLDNYNYKILRSEKINHDGKSYDCYVIEATPATEQKKAESGYSKRIMWIEKVNLITLKTEFYDRRGNLQKTQTNHEYVNVAGTVWRPQKTVMVHHEKNHQTITATKERKINVPVDDSVFTERFILSGKHLD; this is encoded by the coding sequence ATGATAAAAAAAACAACAGTCTATTTAGCAAGTATAACGGTACTTATCTTTCTAGCATCATACATAGGGGCTCAGGAACCGACAGGACGCCAGGTAATGGAAAAACAGAAGGAAAGACACAAGGTAAAGTCTGAAATAGGGCTTGAAAGCATGCTTCTCGTTGATAAAAGCGGCCATAAGGAACTCCGCACAGTCAAAAGGTATGCCAAAGAGACAGGAAAGGATCTGCACAAATACCTTATAGTATTCTTAAGTCCCGGTGATATCCGTGGGACAGCTCTCCGCACATGGGAAAACAAGGACAGAGAAAACGATCAGTGGCTTTACATGCCTGCAAAAAAGAGCGAACAACGCATCGCTAAAGCGGGAAAGAAAAACTACTTCATGGGTACAGACTTCACATACGAAGATATGGAACCGGAAGATCTGGATAACTACAACTACAAAATCCTCCGTTCGGAGAAAATAAACCACGATGGAAAAAGTTACGATTGCTACGTAATTGAAGCTACACCTGCCACAGAACAAAAGAAAGCAGAAAGTGGCTACTCCAAACGCATAATGTGGATAGAAAAGGTGAATCTAATAACTTTAAAAACCGAGTTTTATGACCGTCGCGGTAATCTCCAGAAAACACAGACAAACCATGAGTATGTAAACGTTGCTGGAACCGTATGGCGACCTCAGAAAACAGTAATGGTTCACCACGAAAAGAACCACCAAACAATTACCGCTACAAAGGAACGCAAGATAAATGTACCGGTGGACGATTCTGTCTTCACGGAGAGGTTCATACTTTCGGGCAAACACCTCGACTGA